In the genome of Zobellia nedashkovskayae, the window AAGCCTTGCAAATTGCCAGTAAAACCAACCATATTGAGTTTAAAGTGGCTAGCTTAAATGATCTAGGCGTCGTTTACCGTAGAATATCTTCCATACGAAAAGCAATGGATTATAACCAACAGGCAATAGAGCTTGCTGAGACCGTTAAAAAGGAGAATCGGTCCAAGAATCTACAAAAAAGTATTAACGTATCTCTAAATTCCATTGGTAACCTATATAGTAGGCTTAACCAATATAATCAGGCTATAGATTATTTTAAACGGTCCTTGGTTTTGGAAACCGAACTTGGCAATACCTTGGGCATGGCAATTAATTATGGAAATATAGGAAAATGCCAAGAATCCTTAGGTGAATTAGACGAGGCATTAGAAAATTACCGAACGTCGTTAGCCTATAATGAGCAAATTAATGACGATACAGGCCTGGTTATTTGCAAAACAAACATAGCAAGCGTGTACCTAAAGAAAGGCCGTATAAACGAGGCCGAGAAACTTTTGTTACCAACACTGCCTACTGCTAAAAGAATAGGTGACGGCTTTCTTGTATCTCCTATATATATCAATCTCGGCTGGGGAAAGATGGTAAATGGAGACTATGCAGATGCCAAAAAGAATATTTTAGAAGGACTCCGTGTGGCTGAAAAATTTAATATTAGAAACGAAGCCGCTCGGGCAAGTAACTTATTGACAGACCTATACCAGGAAACTGGTGATTATAAAAAAGCACTTGAATACAATATAAAAGCAACAGAACTTGAAAAAGAAATCGTAAATGAAAATACCGTTCGCTACGTAAACGATATTACCTATAGGTATGATTCTGAGAAGAAAAATAGCGAAATTCAGATTTTGGCCAAAGAGAAGGAGGCGGTTCAAACGAAACTCCGTAATAGTTACACAACGCTTCTCATTGGCAGTATTGCCCTAGCATTGTTAGCGGGTATTTTTTACATCCTCTATAGACAATATCAGCTTAAAAATGAAAAAAAGGTATTGACTTTGGAACAAAGCATGCTACGTAGCCAAATGAATCCTCATTTTTTATTCAACTCACTCAATTCCATAAAGTTATATATCATAAATAACGAACAGAAGAATGCTGTTCACTATCTAAACAAATTCTCAAAATTGGTGCGGAAGATTCTAGAATCCTCATCGATGCGAGAAATTCCCTTGGCCGAAGAGTTAGAGACTGTAGATCTCTATATGAATATAGAAAACATCCGTTTTTCGAACGAGATAGATTTTAAAATTCGTGTGGATAAAAATATAGATACTCACACCGTAAAAATTCCTTCATTAATTTTACAACCATTCCTTGAGAATGCTATCTGGCATGGACTCTCTCCAAAAAAAGGTGAGAAAATCATTGACCTTCATATTTCAAAAGACAAACAAGATTTTATCCACATTGCCATATCAGATAATGGTGTCGGAAGGGTTATGGCCGATAAAATAAAAAGAAACAAAGTCTTAAAACGGAAGTCTGTAGGTATTGATATTACAAAAGAAAGACTTGCCAACTTTTCCAAAGACCTTCAAAATACTTTTGATGTGGAAATTGTGGATTTATATGATGAAAATCAAGAACCTTTGGGAACCAAGGTAATACTTCACATCCCTACTGTTTAGTATGCTCTATGGCTACTTGTTCTAATTCTTTGTACCAAGCTTCACCAAACTTCCGTATCAGTGCTTCCTTTACAAACTTATATATTGGCACTTTAAGTTCATCCCCCAAAGCACAGGCAGGATCACAAATGCTCCATTTATGGTAGTTAACAGCAGTAAGTTCTGTATACTCTCGTATACGAACAGGGTAGAGGTGGCATGAAACAGGTTTCTTCCACTTTACGGCACCTTGGTTATAGGCCTCTTCAATACCGCATTTTGCAGTTCCATTGTCAGAAAAAATAACATAAGCACACTCACTATTGTTTACTAATGGGGTTTCCCATTCCCCATCATCTCCCTTAACGAAAGCTCCTTGCTCCTCAATAGCATCAATACCTTCTTTTCTCAAGAAAGGTTTTACTTTACTATAGATATCTACAATAATCTCAGTTTCCTCTTCTTCTAATGGTGCTCCAGCATTTCCATCTATACAGCATTGGCCTTTGCAAGCCGTAATATTGCAGACAAAATCCTTTTCGATAATTTCTTCTGATACTATGGTATTACCTAATTGAAACATACTGCGGGTTTAGAACCGCAAAGATACTTTTTAAAGAGGATTTTTACCCGTAAATTAATTACATATCTATGCTTTCTATCGGTTTAATTAAATGTAATTTTGCGAAAAATTTTAAGGTATGGACATACAATTCGATTTACGGGAGATTGCGACCGCTACTATGGTACTCTTTGCGGTTATTGATATTTTAGGAAGTATTCCAATAATTATAGGCTTACGGAAAAAAGTAGGGCATATAGAGTCCGAAAAGGCTTCTTTTGTTTCATTGGTTATTATGATTGCCTTTCTTTTTGTTGGTCAAAAAATACTAAAGCTAATTGGTATAGATGTATATTCCTTTGCTGTTGCAGGGTCTTTCATTCTCTTTTTTCTTGCTTTAGAGATGATATTGGGGATTACTCTTTATAAAGAGGATGAGCCAGAAAGTGCCTCTATAGTTCCTATTGCCTTCCCATTAATTGCGGGTGCAGGTACACTAACAGCGTTACTTTCATTAAGAGCTGAATTTCGCGTAGAAAATATTATTGTTGCCATCACCTTAAACACTATTTTTGTATATCTAGTTCTAAAATCCTCAAGAAGGATAGAGAAAGTACTAGGTAAAAATGGACTTAACGTTATAAGAAAGGTTTTTGGGGTTATTCTATTGGCCATTGCAGTAAAACTATTCGCAGCGAACGCTAACGAGTTATTCTAGTAGAATCAACAGGCTATATACTCCATTTTTCAAACCTGTAAAAAACATTAAAATGAATAAGACACTAACTATTATCATAGTCATAGCAGCCATTGCACTTATAGCTTATAATGTAACGATGATTGATTTTGAGAACCCTTTTAATGGAGATAGCACTATTGCCTTAATTGGTATTGTAGCTTCACTTTGTGCTATAATGCTCATTTTAATTTTTAGAACAAGTAAAAAAATACAGAAAAAAGTAGAGCAACGTAGTTAGTTGTTGCTTTCTATAGCTTCAGCTTCTTCTTGCTCCAAAACTGGGTTGTCTAACTTTAGCACCTCCTGTAACATTTTATCTTCGGCGCTTTTTATTTGGGCATGTACATTGGCTCCAAACAACTGTTCTGACAGTGCAGCTTTTAGATAAAGCTTAATACTATTCTCATATTCATAGAAATTCATTCTTAGATTTCTTTGAACCGAATATTCCACAAATTTTTCAAAAAGAATATCGTCTACTTTAAAATCTGTAATGAACTCTTTCTTTGTGTACGAATTGTAACGTTTTCTATCATCATCTAAATGTTCAAAAATAAAGTAGGAAAGCCATCCAAAACTATCCATGCTTTCCACAGCTTCTTCCTCGTTTGAACCTATTGGAACAAACACATCTGGGATAATTCCGCCTCCACCGTAAACTACTTTACCTTTAGGTGTTGTGAATTTCAAGGAATCGGCCACTTTTATACTATCTACAGTAACTAATTCCCCACTATGATATCTATCCGTGAACGTTTTGTAGTAATCTTCATTTCCGTTTTCATATGACTTCTGAATACTTCTACCTGTAGGTGTATAATACCTAGAAACTGTAAGCCGTATTGCAGAACCATCTCCTAATTCCATCTCGCGTTGCACTAAACCCTTACCAAATGAACGACGACCAACTATAGTACCAATGTCATTATCTTGTAAAGCACCTGCTATTATTTCACTTGCAGATGCAGACCTTTCATTGATTAATACATAAATAGGTTTATCCTCAAACTTCCCTTTTGAGGTAGCATATATTTTATTGATGTTTCCTTTTTTGTTTTTGGTAAACAAAATAAGTTTACCATCTTTAAGGAACTCATCTGCCATTTGCTCGGCAACACCTAAATAACCTCCGGGATTATCTCTTAAGTCTAAAGTTAACTTCGTGGCACCTTGCTTGGTCAATTCTGATAATGCCGATTTGAATTCCTTGTATGTAGATTCTGCAAAACGATTCACCTTAATATAGGCCATATCATCCGTTAACATATAGTATGCCTCTACGCTTTTAATAGGTACAATATCTCTTTTTACACTGACCGTGAATGTTTTATTTTCTGATTTTCTAAAGACTTTCAATTTTACAGCACTACCTTTTTCTCCTTTCAGCTTGCCAAC includes:
- a CDS encoding tetratricopeptide repeat-containing sensor histidine kinase, yielding MRKYKTDTLLMRYFSAASLNKEYTSGQIYSYNELGRAYRNKSQYVQAVELHKKALQIASKTNHIEFKVASLNDLGVVYRRISSIRKAMDYNQQAIELAETVKKENRSKNLQKSINVSLNSIGNLYSRLNQYNQAIDYFKRSLVLETELGNTLGMAINYGNIGKCQESLGELDEALENYRTSLAYNEQINDDTGLVICKTNIASVYLKKGRINEAEKLLLPTLPTAKRIGDGFLVSPIYINLGWGKMVNGDYADAKKNILEGLRVAEKFNIRNEAARASNLLTDLYQETGDYKKALEYNIKATELEKEIVNENTVRYVNDITYRYDSEKKNSEIQILAKEKEAVQTKLRNSYTTLLIGSIALALLAGIFYILYRQYQLKNEKKVLTLEQSMLRSQMNPHFLFNSLNSIKLYIINNEQKNAVHYLNKFSKLVRKILESSSMREIPLAEELETVDLYMNIENIRFSNEIDFKIRVDKNIDTHTVKIPSLILQPFLENAIWHGLSPKKGEKIIDLHISKDKQDFIHIAISDNGVGRVMADKIKRNKVLKRKSVGIDITKERLANFSKDLQNTFDVEIVDLYDENQEPLGTKVILHIPTV
- a CDS encoding S41 family peptidase, whose amino-acid sequence is MKKQQNYIWPTVIAAALALGIFVGGKLHFADSPEKLFTTNSKKDKLNRLIDYIDYEYVDDIDTDSIVDVTVNQILEKLDPHSVYIPKNEMDRVSENMKGDFVGIGINFYPYKDTISVIRTVPNGPSYLKGIKAGDRILMANKDTLYGKDLASQDIVGKLKGEKGSAVKLKVFRKSENKTFTVSVKRDIVPIKSVEAYYMLTDDMAYIKVNRFAESTYKEFKSALSELTKQGATKLTLDLRDNPGGYLGVAEQMADEFLKDGKLILFTKNKKGNINKIYATSKGKFEDKPIYVLINERSASASEIIAGALQDNDIGTIVGRRSFGKGLVQREMELGDGSAIRLTVSRYYTPTGRSIQKSYENGNEDYYKTFTDRYHSGELVTVDSIKVADSLKFTTPKGKVVYGGGGIIPDVFVPIGSNEEEAVESMDSFGWLSYFIFEHLDDDRKRYNSYTKKEFITDFKVDDILFEKFVEYSVQRNLRMNFYEYENSIKLYLKAALSEQLFGANVHAQIKSAEDKMLQEVLKLDNPVLEQEEAEAIESNN
- a CDS encoding DUF3109 family protein is translated as MFQLGNTIVSEEIIEKDFVCNITACKGQCCIDGNAGAPLEEEETEIIVDIYSKVKPFLRKEGIDAIEEQGAFVKGDDGEWETPLVNNSECAYVIFSDNGTAKCGIEEAYNQGAVKWKKPVSCHLYPVRIREYTELTAVNYHKWSICDPACALGDELKVPIYKFVKEALIRKFGEAWYKELEQVAIEHTKQ
- a CDS encoding MarC family protein is translated as MDIQFDLREIATATMVLFAVIDILGSIPIIIGLRKKVGHIESEKASFVSLVIMIAFLFVGQKILKLIGIDVYSFAVAGSFILFFLALEMILGITLYKEDEPESASIVPIAFPLIAGAGTLTALLSLRAEFRVENIIVAITLNTIFVYLVLKSSRRIEKVLGKNGLNVIRKVFGVILLAIAVKLFAANANELF